A region from the Rosa rugosa chromosome 6, drRosRugo1.1, whole genome shotgun sequence genome encodes:
- the LOC133716879 gene encoding serine/threonine-protein phosphatase PP1 isozyme 4-like, with the protein MSPGILDDVIRRLTEVQSARPGKQVHLSQSEIQQLCVASKDIFLQQPNLLELKGPVSICGNINGQYSDLLRLFEHGGFPPSANYLFLGGYVDYGKQSIETMCLLLAYKIKHPENFFLLRGNHECASINLKHGFYDECKRRFNVRIWKCFNDSFNCLPAAALVDDRILCVHGGLSPDLENLDQIRNLLRPSNVPGNGLLCDLLWSSPCSDVKGWGTNKHSEHIEVPFSYLTFGSDKVTEFLMKHDLDLLCCAQQVVECDRGYEFFANRQLVTISSAPNFRGEHDNPGAMMHVDETLMCSFQILKAKVKRSVFNFSPVTRAFHRNP; encoded by the exons ATGTCCCCTGGCATACTGGATGATGTAATCAGACGTCTCACAGAGGTCCAATCAGCAAGGCCGGGGAAGCAGGTCCATCTCTCGCAGTCTGAGATCCAGCAGCTTTGTGTAGCTTCCAAAGACATCTTCCTTCAACAGCCCAATTTGCTGGAGCTTAAAGGCCCTGTCAGTATTTGTG GCAACATCAATGGGCAATACTCTGACCTGTTGAGGCTCTTTGAACATGGTGGTTTTCCTCCTAGTGCAAATTATCTATTCCTAGGTGGTTATGTGGATTATGGGAAGCAAAGTATAGAAACAATGTGCCTCTTGCTTGCTTATAAAATCAAACATCCGGAGAACTTCTTTCTCCTTAGAGGGAATCATGAATGTGCTTCTATCAACCTAAAACATGGATTTTATGATGAATGCAAACGGCGGTTCAATGTGAGAATATGGAAATGCTTCAATGACTCTTTTAACTGTCTTCCTGCGGCAGCTCTTGTAGATGACAGAATATTATGTGTGCATGGTGGTCTTTCGCCCGATTTGGAGAACTTGGATCAGATCAGAAACTTGCTTCGTCCTAGTAATGTCCCTGGTAACGGCTTGCTTTGTGATTTGCTCTGGTCAAGTCCTTGTAGTGATGTTAAGGGATGGGGAACGAACAAACACTCAGAACACATTGAAGTCCCATTCTCTTACTTAACCTTTGGCTCTGATAAGGTGACAGAATTCTTAATGAAGCATGATTTGGACCTTCTTTGTTGTGCACAACAG GTTGTGGAGTGTGATCGCGGCTATGAATTCTTCGCCAACAGGCAACTTGTTACAATTTCATCAGCCCCCAACTTCCGCGGTGAACATGACAATCCTGGAGCTATGATGCATGTAGATGAGACCTTAATGTGCTCCTTCCAGATTCTCAAGGCAAAAGTCAAGAGATCTGTGTTCAATTTTTCACCAGTCACAAGAGCATTTCATAGAAATCCTTAA
- the LOC133717674 gene encoding probable serine/threonine-protein kinase PBL10 produces MSGGLHNNPKGLPVNDPESTRIEGGAILQSFSLKIFCYNELKKATRNFRFKNIVGFGDSNTVYKGCIDEHSLKATKPGTGIDIAIKMPSRKERFRLQDHQDLLVTEFNRLGQLIHPNLVKMIGYSLEDNKGLLVYEFMPRGSLGVHLHSRDPQSQPLSWNLRMKIALSAAKGLAYISSR; encoded by the exons ATGAGTGGTGGACTTCACAACAACCCAAAGGGGCTCCCGGTTAATGACCCAGAGAGTACTAGAATTGAAG GGGGAGCTATATTGCAGTCTTTCAGCTTGAAGATCTTCTGCTATAATGAACTGAAAAAAGCCACCAGGAACTTCCGTTTTAAAAATATTGTGGGTTTTGGTGATTCTAATACAGTCTACAAGGGATGTATTGATGAGCATTCACTCAAGGCCACCAAGCCTGGTACCGGCATAGACATTGCCATAAAGATGCCTAGCAGAAAAGAGAGGTTCCGGCTGCAGGATCACCAGGACTTGTTGGTG ACAGAATTTAACCGCCTTGGACAGCTTATTCATCCAAATCTTGTAAAAATGATTGGCTACTCTCTAGAGGATAACAAAGGGCTCCTGGTGTACGAATTTATGCCTCGAGGCAGCTTGGGAGTACATCTACATTCAA GGGATCCTCAATCACAACCGCTTTCATGGAACCTTCGCATGAAGATTGCGCTTAGTGCTGCTAAGGGTCTAGCATATATTTCTTCACGGTGA